A part of Aquaspirillum sp. LM1 genomic DNA contains:
- a CDS encoding ISAs1 family transposase — protein METEGKLQLADVFVSITDPRQTRKTRHDLVEVLVVAVNGVLAGADTFVEIEAWANEKLTWFRRYLKLEHGIPSHDTFGRLFGLIDPTEFESAFQRWVRSILPALAAQDVVAIDGKTSRRSGKVDATALHLVSAFAAGAGLVMGQTATAKKSNEKTAIPTLLNTLALEGCIVTIDAMGTQTNIAQAIRDKKADYVLAVKDNHPTLADSMRDFFTQFQSAPAEQTPHSFHEQIEKDHGRIEHRRCYVFDQLDCLYKPTQWPDLYAFVVMDSERLVKGKTTREQRYYLTSLAADAQRLAHAIRAHWSVENRLHWCMDVVFGDDQMRARTGHAAHNLAVLKHITLNLIRLDPIPRKGGIKVRRLIAATSDEYREQLFGLGRA, from the coding sequence ATGGAGACAGAAGGCAAGTTGCAGCTAGCGGATGTGTTTGTCTCCATCACCGACCCTCGCCAAACCCGCAAGACACGGCACGATCTGGTCGAAGTGCTCGTGGTCGCCGTCAACGGCGTACTGGCCGGTGCCGACACCTTCGTCGAGATCGAAGCCTGGGCCAACGAGAAACTGACATGGTTTCGTCGCTATCTCAAGCTGGAACACGGCATTCCCTCTCATGACACGTTTGGGCGGCTGTTCGGGCTGATTGATCCAACAGAATTCGAGTCTGCCTTTCAACGCTGGGTTCGCAGCATACTGCCCGCTCTGGCTGCTCAGGATGTGGTGGCAATCGACGGCAAAACCAGCCGACGCTCCGGCAAGGTGGACGCCACCGCACTGCATCTGGTCAGCGCCTTTGCCGCCGGGGCCGGGCTGGTGATGGGACAAACGGCAACGGCAAAAAAATCCAATGAAAAAACCGCCATCCCGACGCTGCTCAATACCCTGGCGCTGGAAGGTTGCATCGTGACCATCGACGCGATGGGCACGCAAACCAACATTGCCCAGGCCATCCGCGACAAGAAAGCTGACTATGTTCTGGCGGTCAAGGACAACCACCCTACGCTCGCCGACTCAATGCGCGACTTCTTCACACAGTTCCAATCTGCCCCGGCGGAACAAACCCCGCACAGCTTTCATGAGCAGATAGAGAAGGATCACGGACGTATTGAACATCGTCGCTGCTACGTCTTCGACCAACTGGATTGTCTGTACAAACCAACGCAATGGCCTGATTTATATGCTTTTGTGGTGATGGATTCAGAGCGTCTGGTCAAAGGCAAAACCACCCGCGAGCAGCGCTACTACCTCACCAGTCTGGCAGCGGATGCACAACGCCTGGCGCATGCCATCAGGGCGCATTGGTCAGTTGAGAACCGCCTGCACTGGTGCATGGACGTGGTGTTTGGTGATGATCAGATGCGTGCCCGTACGGGCCATGCCGCGCACAACCTGGCGGTGCTCAAGCACATCACGCTGAATCTGATTCGGCTGGATCCGATTCCGCGCAAGGGGGGCATCAAGGTGCGCCGACTGATTGCGGCGACGTCGGATGAATACCGTGAGCAGCTCTTCGGACTTGGGCGGGCGTGA
- a CDS encoding DUF4351 domain-containing protein — translation MPGLAVPDAEELTKGMDMLETHIDRWEAQAIAKGMLQGMQQGEAWLLQRHLSRRFSPLPAARLASLATATPAQLETWGGRVLDATSLDEVFGETRH, via the coding sequence ATGCCCGGACTGGCCGTGCCCGATGCCGAAGAGTTGACGAAAGGGATGGACATGCTGGAAACCCATATTGACCGCTGGGAAGCGCAGGCGATTGCCAAGGGCATGCTTCAGGGGATGCAACAGGGTGAAGCGTGGCTGTTGCAACGACACCTGAGCCGCCGTTTCAGCCCGCTACCGGCAGCACGACTGGCCAGTCTTGCCACCGCCACCCCCGCCCAGTTGGAAACCTGGGGCGGCCGGGTGCTGGATGCCACCTCGCTGGACGAGGTGTTTGGCGAAACACGGCACTGA
- a CDS encoding LytTR family DNA-binding domain-containing protein codes for MTPRYLIVDDEPRLAERLAQRLAVAWPDAQCLGLWHDGLSARDAIEQLRPDVVFLDIRMPGLDGLLLAQHQLGKTDAPRVVFVTAYQDHALEAFGVAAVDYLCKPVDPLRLAATVARLKTLLPTACPDAPPPPASLPPGQVPLRFLRAGQGDTVQLIASDSVVYLEAADKYVRVLTADGEHWLRTSLKTLHTQLDPEYFWLIHRSILVNIRHVSAAHRDERGKWQLSLTTRPERLPVAAQYVHLFRQG; via the coding sequence ATGACGCCACGCTACCTGATTGTTGATGACGAACCCCGGCTGGCTGAGCGCCTGGCCCAGCGCCTGGCGGTGGCCTGGCCCGACGCCCAGTGTCTGGGCTTGTGGCATGACGGGCTGTCGGCCCGCGACGCCATCGAACAGCTGCGCCCGGACGTGGTGTTTCTGGATATCCGCATGCCCGGCCTGGATGGCCTGCTGCTGGCCCAGCATCAGCTGGGCAAGACCGATGCGCCCAGGGTGGTGTTTGTCACCGCCTACCAGGACCATGCGCTGGAAGCATTTGGCGTGGCGGCGGTGGACTATCTGTGCAAGCCGGTCGATCCGCTGCGCCTGGCCGCCACCGTGGCACGGCTGAAAACCCTGCTGCCTACCGCCTGCCCCGACGCCCCGCCGCCGCCTGCCAGCCTGCCGCCAGGCCAGGTGCCGCTGCGCTTTTTGCGCGCCGGCCAGGGCGATACTGTGCAGCTGATTGCCAGCGACAGCGTGGTGTACCTGGAAGCGGCAGACAAATATGTGCGGGTGCTGACCGCCGATGGCGAACACTGGCTGCGCACCTCGCTGAAAACCCTGCACACCCAGCTCGACCCGGAATATTTCTGGCTGATTCACCGCAGCATTCTGGTCAATATCCGCCACGTCAGCGCCGCCCACCGTGACGAACGCGGCAAATGGCAGCTCAGCCTGACTACCCGGCCAGAACGGCTGCCGGTGGCGGCGCAGTATGTGCATTTGTTCCGACAGGGGTGA